The segment CGCGGCATGGTGAAGAGCCGCCGCGCGATCAGCGAGGAATCCGGCAGCCGCGCGATCCGCACCGCCATGTCAAAGCCCTCGCCGATGAGATCGACGGTCGCATCGCTCAAGTGCAGATCCACCGAGACTTCCGGATAAGTTTCGAAAAATTCCGGCAGCAGCGGCGCAACCGCCTTGATGCCGAACGTCATGGGCACGGCGAGCCGCACCAGGCCGCGCGGTGCCACCGATTGCGCCAGTGCCTCGTTCTCGGCCGCCTCGCCGTCGGCAAGCAGCCGCGTGGCGCGATCGGCGAGCTTGTGGCCGGCGTCGGTCAGCGCCAGGCGCCGCGAGGTGCGGTTGAACAGCCGGGCGCCGAGCCGCTCCTCCAGCCGGGTGACGGCCTTGGAGACGGTGGCCTTGGACATGGCGAGCTCGCTCGCAGCTCCCGCAAACGACCGTAATTCCACGACTTTTGCGAAAATCGCCAGCGCCTCGAAATCGGGGAGTTTTGCCATGGACGCCTATCCGAAGGTTCAATCGG is part of the Bradyrhizobium commune genome and harbors:
- a CDS encoding LysR family transcriptional regulator; the protein is MAKLPDFEALAIFAKVVELRSFAGAASELAMSKATVSKAVTRLEERLGARLFNRTSRRLALTDAGHKLADRATRLLADGEAAENEALAQSVAPRGLVRLAVPMTFGIKAVAPLLPEFFETYPEVSVDLHLSDATVDLIGEGFDMAVRIARLPDSSLIARRLFTMPRFTVAAPSYLKKHGRPTHPMHLAEHKCFSYAYLSTPNVWHYTNSAGEQASVRPGGQLRVNNGEAVMPALIAGLGIAELPEFIVGDAISSGEVEIILKDWKQAEGAVHLVTPPGGPRPARVDALGDFLAAKLPGTCKRKPKKGGKAG